The genomic interval ACTATAAATATTATATAGTAGGTTTTTTTTTATAGGTTTATTTGGTAAAAACGATAAATGAAACTATAAAAAAACGTAATAGATAATTAATATTTAAATATTATGAATATAAAGAATAATTTACTGAATTTAAAGATTTTTAGAAGGATATTCCTTTGGCATGTAGAATTACTTTAATGTGATATACGTGATTAATCGTATATATCATAAATAATATTTAATAGTTATGAGAGGTTGACTTATGATGGGAAAATTAGTAAGTAGCGAAAATTTTTTAACAGGAGCGCGTAAGAAATTTTATAATCTTAGTGTTGTAGAATTAGTTGAAAAGGCAATTAGCAACCGTGAGGGAATTCTTTCTGATAAAGGTGCAATTTGTGTAACAACTGGTAAACATACAGGCCGTTCTCCTAAAGATAAATTCATTGTAGATACGAAGGCTGTTCATGATCAAATCAGCTGGACAAATAATGCGCCTTGCAGTGAAGCTACTTTTAATCGCTTATATGAAAAAATGAAAGAGTACGCCAAAGATCACGAGTTGTATGTGACGGATGTTTTTGCTGGTGCGGATCCTGCAAATCGTTTACAAGTTAAATTTATCAATGAACTCGCATGGCAGCATCTATTTATCAAACAATTGTTTATTAAACCTAAATCTGAAATTATTGAAAAAGAAGGATTCACAGTTATTTGTTTACCAAAATTTAAAGCAAATCCAGAACTTGATGGTACAAATTCTGAAACTTTTATTATCATTAATTTTGATAAAAATATGGTGCTAATTGGTGGCGGCGAATATGCAGGCGAGATGAAAAAATCTATTTTTTCTGTCATGAATTATATTCTACCTCAAAAGGGAATCCTATCTATGCATTGTTCAGCAAATGTTGGGAAAAAGGGAGATGTAGCGTTATTCTTTGGTCTAAGTGGTACAGGAAAGACAACACTCTCAGCGGATCCTAATCGTAGTTTAGTCGGTGATGATGAACATGGCTGGAGTGATCATGGCATTTTTAATATAGAGGGCGGTTGTTATGCAAAATGTGTAAAATTAACGTTGGAGTCGGAACCTGAGATTTATAATGCGATTCAGTTTGGCTCTGTATTAGAAAATGTTTGGATTGAAGGAGATAGAAAGCCCGATTATTTTAATACAATTTTAACTGAGAATAGTAGAACCGCTTATCCAATCGAATATATTCCAAATGCTCTTATTCCAAGTGTAGCAGGACATCCTAAAACGGTCATTTTTTTAACTGCAGACGCGTTTGGGGTCTTACCACCAATTGCAAAATTAACAAAAGAACAAGCAATGTATCATTTCTTATCCGGTTATACAAGTAAAGTCGCTGGTACAGAACGTGGCGTTACAGAACCTCAAGCTACTTTTTCAACTGGATTTGGGGAACCATTCTTGCCGTTATCTCCATTAAAATATGCAAGATTACTTGGAGAAAAAATTGAAAAGTATAATACCAATGTTTATCTTGTTAATACTGGCTGGTCGGGTGGCCCTTATGGTATTGGTCATCGTATGAATTTAAAATATACAAGAGCAATGATCACTGCAGCACTAGAAGGGGCGCTTGATCAAGTAGAGTGGGAAACTGATCCTATTTTCCGCATTGCTATTCCTAAAGAATGTCCAGAAGTTCCTGCCGAAATATTAAAACCAATGAATACCTGGGCACATAAAGAAGATTATCAAGTGCAAGCAAAAAAATTGGCAAAATTATTTAACCAAAATGTCACGAAATTTAAGGGAGAGATGTCTGCAGATATTTTGGATGCTGGTCCGATAGCAGAATAGTAATACATAGCCATTTATGGGGATGTCGTTTTTAGCGGCATCCTCATTTTAGTTTTGTCTATCCCAAAGCGTTTTAAAACAAATAAAAAAGAGACCTAAAAGGTCTCTTTGAATAATCGTTAAATTAATAAGATTTGTGTGCTTGGAAGCAATCACGACAGAAAACAGGTTTTCCTTCTGTTGGTTTGAAAGGAACTTGTGTGTCTTTGCCGCATTCGCTACAAACTGTATCAAACATTTCGCGTTGTTGACGGAATCCATTGCCGCCGCCTCTATTGTTTTGTGCTTTTCTAGCTGCACGACATTCAGGGCAACGAGAAGGTTCATTTTGGAAGCCTTTCTCAGCGTAGAAAGATTGTTCTGATGCAGTAAAAGCAAATTCTACTCCACATTCTTTACATGTAAGTTCTTTATCTTGGTAGGTCATTTTAACCAACCTCCTTAAATTATTTAGTTTCCAACAAAATTGTGCTGGTAAGTTGGTTGGTTACAGCCACGCAAGCTATCCAGAGCAATTAGTTTAGTTACTTCCCATACTATACATTGAAAAGTTAGGATTGTCAAGCTTTTATTAGTAACTCTTCCAATTCCTTGAGCCTTTTATTAAATTTTTCCAAAGTTATTTTTAATGGAATAGAAGTGCTCATATCAACACCTGCTGCTTTCAGTAAATGAATGGAGTAATCAGATCCACCACTTTGTAAATATTTTAAATATCGTCTTTGGGCAGATGAACCTTCATTTATTAAATTTTCGGCAAGTGTAGTTGCAGCTGCATAACCAGTAACATATTGATAAACATAAAATGGTCTATAAAAATGAGGAATTCTAGCCCACTCAATTTTTATTGCATCATCAATTACGATGGTATTACCATAATATTTTTTGTTTAACGTTAACCAAAGTTCTTCTAATAGATCTGCCGTGAGTGCTTCATTTTTTTCGATTTTTTTGTGTGTAATCAGTTCAAATTCAGCAAACATCGCCTGACGATATACTGTTGTGCGCACTTGTTCTAAATATTGATTGATAAAATAGATGCGTTTAGTAGGGTCAGCTTCATGTTCAAGCATATAGTCAAGTAGTAAAATTTCATTGGTTGTGGAGGCAACTTCGGCACAAAAAATTGTGTAAGCAGAATTGATATAATTTTGCGATTGATTACTGTAATAACTGTGCATTGCATGCCCTAGCTCGTGTGCTAAAGTCGAAACAGCTCCGTATTTGTTATCATAATTTAGCAAAACGAAAGGATGTACCCCATATACGCCCCAAGAATAAGCACCAGTTCGTTTTCCTTGGTTTTCATAAAGATCGATCCAACCTGCGCCAGAACCTTTTGATAGCGTATTGACATAATTTTCACCTAAAGGCTTTAAACTATGAAGTACCAATTGGAGACCCTCTTGATACTTGATGTCATCCGGTAAAGCCTTCGCTAGAGGAACATATAAATCATACATATGAATTTCGTCTAATTGTAGAAATTTTTTCTTTAAATCAACGTATTTGTGTAAAGGATGTAATGTTTTATGAATGGTATCAATTAAATTTGTATAAACGCAAATTGGAACATTATCATTTTCAAGCGCAGCTTCTAAGCTGGAATTATATTTTTTTGTCTTTGCATAAAAATTTGTATTTTTAATATTACTTGTAAGTGTTGTAGAAAAAGTATTGCGATATTTTGCATACGTATTAAATAACTGATGAAAAGCATCTGTTCTAGTTTGACGATTTGTCGACCGAATAAGAGCATTATAGCGGCCTTCACTTAATTGAATTTTATCACCAGATTCTACTGTAATTTCAGGAAAGGTCATATCAGCATTGGTTAGCATACTGTAAATATTGGTTGGAATTTTTAATAGTTCTCCAGCTTTGGCTAAAATTTCTTCTTCTATAGGAGATAATATATGCTTTTTCTGCCGTAATAAATCTTCGAAATAAAATTTATAGCAATCAAATTCGGTATTTTGCAGAAAAAGCGAGTTTATATATTTTTCCGGCAGAGCAATTAACTCGGGCTCTATAAAAGAAGTTGCAGCGGAAACTTCCGAAAGTAAACTTTCTACTTTTGAAGTTCTCGCTTGGTATAGAGAATTCTTAGCATTTTCGTCTTGATGCATTCTAGCATATGCAAATAAATGACTTGCTTTTAAACTGAGTTCGTCTCGCAGCTTTAGACAGTTTAATAAACAATCTGTCTTTTTTAGATTATCTTTAAAAGCAGCAATATTTTTGATTAAAGTTTTTGTTTTTTGATAATCCGTTTCAAATGCAGATTCATTTTCGTAAATATCTGATAAGTTCCATTTAAATTTAGGATCAATCTCGTCACGTGTGGGGATCTTGGATGAAGCCGTGTTGTCCGTTGACGTATGATTTATATTAGAAAAATAAGAATTTTTGTGCATATTTAGCTCCTTTGTATATTTAGTAAAGATCCTTTTATGTTAAAGGCATCTTTTAGTATTATACACCAGTAGAATACTAAAACATGCTAAAATTTTAGTATGTTTAGTAAAATTTTATGCTAAAAAATGTTCATACTTTAAAATATCGGACGATTCCATCATAGATACTTTCCGCGATTTTATTACGACCATCTGCACTGGTCAACAGAAGTTCTTCTTCGGGATTGGATATGAACGCCGGTTCAACTAAAATTGCTGGCATTGTTGTATAACGAAGAATATAAAAACTAGCGAATTTAATGCCACGATTTGTTGTATTTAATTCATCTGTTAATGCTTTCTGCACATAGTTTGCAAGTTCAATTGCTTTTTCGTTTCCGTAGTGAAACGTCGTTGTGCCTGAAGCAGTAGAAGTAGAAAATGAATCGTTATGAATGCTTATAAAAATATCAGCTTCTGAATCGTTCGCAGTAACAACACGTTGATTTAATACTTCTTGCCTGCTTAGGTTAGAATAAGATATATCTTGTTCTACGGAGCGCGTCATTATAACGCTTGCACCATTATTTTCGAGCTTTTCTTTTAATAAAATTGCAATTGCTAACGTATTATCTTTTTCCATAGTTCCGGTAGGACCGATTGCTCCAGGATCATTCCCACCATGACCGGCATCAATACAAATAACTTTATCTTGAAGGCGAGCACTTTCTAATTCTTCCACATCGGGAGTTGGAAAATCTGCAGGATTTGTAAGAGAATTTGTTTTTATGGTAGATACATAGATGACCTCATTGCTTGGATCATATAAGGTTTGCCAATTTAGTAAACGTGCTAAACTTTTTATGATAAGAAGTAGATCTTTTGTTGTACGTGGATTTACTGATAATTTTTGTCCATCAACGACAATTCGCATAAATACACCACCTTAACATGAGTTTGGTGTATACTATTAACTTAGAGTATCTTTTGTGCACTTCAATAAAAGCGTCGTAATCTAGGAGGAAAAATTTTGAAAGTTATTTTAACAACATTAAATGCAAAATATACACATTCATCACTTGCTCTTCGTTATCTTAAAGGGTATTGCGGTACAATATGTGATATTGAGATTAAAGAATTTAGTATTAATCATAATATATTAGATATTTTAAGCCAAATATTTGAATCCAAACCGGATGTTGTTGCATTTGCTTGTTACATTTGGAATATAGAAATGACAACTAAATTGGTGAATTTAGTAAAAAAGGTTCTGCCAAATGTAATTATAGTTTGTGGTGGTCCAGAAGTGACTTACCAATCAGACTGTTTCTTAAGTGAGAATCCAAAGGTTGATTATATTGTGCTGGGCGAAGGGGAAGAGACCTTCTA from Massilibacillus massiliensis carries:
- the pckA gene encoding phosphoenolpyruvate carboxykinase (ATP), whose translation is MMGKLVSSENFLTGARKKFYNLSVVELVEKAISNREGILSDKGAICVTTGKHTGRSPKDKFIVDTKAVHDQISWTNNAPCSEATFNRLYEKMKEYAKDHELYVTDVFAGADPANRLQVKFINELAWQHLFIKQLFIKPKSEIIEKEGFTVICLPKFKANPELDGTNSETFIIINFDKNMVLIGGGEYAGEMKKSIFSVMNYILPQKGILSMHCSANVGKKGDVALFFGLSGTGKTTLSADPNRSLVGDDEHGWSDHGIFNIEGGCYAKCVKLTLESEPEIYNAIQFGSVLENVWIEGDRKPDYFNTILTENSRTAYPIEYIPNALIPSVAGHPKTVIFLTADAFGVLPPIAKLTKEQAMYHFLSGYTSKVAGTERGVTEPQATFSTGFGEPFLPLSPLKYARLLGEKIEKYNTNVYLVNTGWSGGPYGIGHRMNLKYTRAMITAALEGALDQVEWETDPIFRIAIPKECPEVPAEILKPMNTWAHKEDYQVQAKKLAKLFNQNVTKFKGEMSADILDAGPIAE
- a CDS encoding zinc-ribbon domain containing protein produces the protein MTYQDKELTCKECGVEFAFTASEQSFYAEKGFQNEPSRCPECRAARKAQNNRGGGNGFRQQREMFDTVCSECGKDTQVPFKPTEGKPVFCRDCFQAHKSY
- the pepF gene encoding oligoendopeptidase F; this translates as MHKNSYFSNINHTSTDNTASSKIPTRDEIDPKFKWNLSDIYENESAFETDYQKTKTLIKNIAAFKDNLKKTDCLLNCLKLRDELSLKASHLFAYARMHQDENAKNSLYQARTSKVESLLSEVSAATSFIEPELIALPEKYINSLFLQNTEFDCYKFYFEDLLRQKKHILSPIEEEILAKAGELLKIPTNIYSMLTNADMTFPEITVESGDKIQLSEGRYNALIRSTNRQTRTDAFHQLFNTYAKYRNTFSTTLTSNIKNTNFYAKTKKYNSSLEAALENDNVPICVYTNLIDTIHKTLHPLHKYVDLKKKFLQLDEIHMYDLYVPLAKALPDDIKYQEGLQLVLHSLKPLGENYVNTLSKGSGAGWIDLYENQGKRTGAYSWGVYGVHPFVLLNYDNKYGAVSTLAHELGHAMHSYYSNQSQNYINSAYTIFCAEVASTTNEILLLDYMLEHEADPTKRIYFINQYLEQVRTTVYRQAMFAEFELITHKKIEKNEALTADLLEELWLTLNKKYYGNTIVIDDAIKIEWARIPHFYRPFYVYQYVTGYAAATTLAENLINEGSSAQRRYLKYLQSGGSDYSIHLLKAAGVDMSTSIPLKITLEKFNKRLKELEELLIKA
- a CDS encoding N-acetylmuramoyl-L-alanine amidase family protein, whose amino-acid sequence is MRIVVDGQKLSVNPRTTKDLLLIIKSLARLLNWQTLYDPSNEVIYVSTIKTNSLTNPADFPTPDVEELESARLQDKVICIDAGHGGNDPGAIGPTGTMEKDNTLAIAILLKEKLENNGASVIMTRSVEQDISYSNLSRQEVLNQRVVTANDSEADIFISIHNDSFSTSTASGTTTFHYGNEKAIELANYVQKALTDELNTTNRGIKFASFYILRYTTMPAILVEPAFISNPEEELLLTSADGRNKIAESIYDGIVRYFKV